The window ACCCAGGGTTTCTCTGAATATGAGCTAAGCTTGTGTGACTTTCTTTGGCTTTAATTTCTGTTCTCCTCAAGAGCTCTGCATATCCCTTTCCCCAGAGTTGGAAAGATTCATCTTAGGTAGCTAATCAGCTGCACAGAGCTCCAAAGACATGAACATGGCATGCACTATATAAAGCCCATTTGCACTGTGGCTTATCTGCACTCCAGGTGAGGCTTTCCACAGTCCCAAGGAGGAAGGCTAGAGCAGTCTGCCTGTACAAGTACAGCCATTGAGAACACACATCCCACAGGCAAGTGGATTGGTAGGGAAGGCTGTACTTTACATGTTGGATTGCATACATCAGCTCCTACAGAGATCTTCAGAGGCTCTTAGTAACACCAGGCTGAGTGACAGATCCTTGATGGTGGCGTTGGAGTCAGCACACAGGATGATGTTATCTTCACGAAACAAGAAGAGCACCGTGGTGAGATTTACTGCATCGTCCCTGCTCTGGATAGTCTGTGCCCAGAGGACATTGCTGGGCAATTTGGGCATCTTCTCCAGGGTCAGCTTCAAGTCCTCTTCCAGGTAGATAGAACTGTTCAAGGACACCAGGTAGAGGCCATCACAGGGGATCACAATAGAACCATTTCTGATCTGAATAGAGCCTACTTCAGCAGTAAGATTCATGGCTACTCCTTTGATGCTTTTACCTGGaatggaagaaagcaaagatgATCCCATGATGACAAATATCTTCTTGGAAATGGGTTGTTTTATACCAACTGAGTgcaggaaagatgaaaaaaatcataggaAAGTAGAGAGTGAACTAGAGAATAGGGTAGACCAGGGCTGGGATATCTTCAACTCTAGACAGACATCATCTGCTGTGGAAATTTACAGGTTGTTCCTATTGATTAAACTGTGTCTTTTGGACTACAGCTCCAGTTTATATGAATTATTCATCTGAATGTCTATTTATGCTGTCTTTACTTACTCTATGTCTtacttaaaatacagaaaattgaGGTAAGTAAAGCCTATCTATGATTTTAGGAAGCACGTGTTCctaaaaagaacaagaaaatgaaGACAATAAATAGGataaggaaaaaatgttcagaGCGGGAAGGAGGACAAAAAGTGCCCTCCGTGGAGATGCTGATAACATAAACCCTTTTCTTGGGGCTTGGTTCTGGGCTTTTTAAGCAGAAAACAGGATAAAAGAGCAGTATAgagacagaaacagaagaatCTAATTAATACAGAGCAGAATCAGGAGAAATTAAACCGGAACTTAGCATGAAAGGTTTTCTCTGGGCATGAGAAGTAACAGTTCCCAGTGCTATGCTGGTCATGTTTCCCGGCTGTGCTCTCCAGTTTTCTGCACACCAGCTGAAACCCCTGGGACCAGGGGACCCAGAAGATCTCCAAGAAGGCAGCACCAGCCCTCTGGGACGAGGCCAAATTTCTCAAGCTTTTCCTCTAAATAACATGAAGTTTTAGTGTTAGACTCTTTGCTGTTTCACACGGTTAGCAGGAAGTAAAACAGTCAATATTTTTAGTATGATTTAAAACTTTTAGTAATTGGTTTTATCATTGAGGTGTGTCATTGGCCAGACATCCAATGcagccagcacacagagcagcgCTGCTTCTGCTCTGGTGCATACACTCACTCGCTCTTCCCCAGGAAATCATTTACATCTTTCATACATCAGGAAACCATTGATTTGTTTCAGAAATACCCCAAGAGCGTGCCATGTGTACTCAGTAAATTCTCAAAAACTACTTTCTTGTTCATTCACAGAGTGAAAGCTTGTGTTGAGATAGGTAAGGGTTGCATAAATCCACACAGATTTTCAGGGGTTTTGTTCCGTTCTGggaaaaccctttttttttcattttggccCCTTGCAGCACTGGGGCACACTTggcccctttcctccctcctccgACAGCACTCCTGGCACCGTCTTTCAACAGAAGAAATAGCCATCACTGTGCCACAAAGCACAAAACAGCCTTTTAGCCATTTTAGGGACCACTGGATGCCACTGTGGGCCCTGGGGACTGTGGAACAGTGCACAGTAGAGTGGGGAGCCAGGAGCCCTtcctctgtgccaggggaaTGTGGTGCAGTGGTGGCTGCTGCACTGGAGGAACATGGGATCATCGAGGGGCCAGGGACCCTCCCATGGCGCCCCCTGACCCAACACCCACCCACCTTGGTACCGGATGTGGGTCCATGGCATTTCGTCCCTctgaggctggaaaaaaaagaagagaaatccTTGTTAAGGCACTTGGGGGACACCTCACTGCTGCCACTATCACCTTTGTTTCCCAGCCAGGACTGGTGCTGCACCTCCAGAAGCACAGCAGGCAGcctcagctggcacagctgctgctacCCAGCTATGCTCTGGCCTTGCTTTTATATCCTtattataaaatacaattttagtGTGGTTCCCAACCAGTGAGACTTCCATCCCagtgctgagccctgcaggCAGTGTTGTTCCTGTTTAGAAAACCATGCTGGTGACTATAATCAAGTCAAACCAAATGATGAGGAAGGACCTCGGCGTGCAGAGCCTCTTCTTCATGAGCACCTCAAGTCTGACTCACAGCCCGGGGCACCTGACAGGCATCGTTTGCAGAGTGGAGACACAGACCTGCTGTCTCACCTTCCTGCAGGGCGCCAAGAGGTGGGTTTGGCTTTATGGCTCCTTGCACTTTGGATCAGGCTGTTACTGGATCTGTGTCTCTCAGAAGCTCTTAAGTGCATTAAGACGTGTTTAAAATTGattggagcacctctcctaagaagacagactgagagagctAGAGCGgttcagtctggagaacagaaggctccaGCGAGACCTTAAAGCACCTTCCAGAacctaaaggggctacaagagagctggagagggacttttggcAAGGGCTTGGAGAGATTGAATGGAGGTGAATGTCTTTAAACTGACAGATGGCAAGTGTGATAAGATATGAAGTAGAAATtccttactgtgagggtggtgacaCACTGGCACACATTGCACAGAAaagctggggcagccccatcaGGTTGGGTGGGGCTTTGGCTTTGATCAACCTGGTCTAGCaaaaggtgttcctgcccatggcaggaggggtgCAATGAGGTGATCttcaagatcccttccaacctagcTATTCTATGT of the Pithys albifrons albifrons isolate INPA30051 chromosome 10, PitAlb_v1, whole genome shotgun sequence genome contains:
- the TNFSF4 gene encoding tumor necrosis factor ligand superfamily member 4, which codes for MEGQPEVQPRNKEQLDCERECAEDEWKSWQRGQVRNTLHLVSAVAQWILLLACLIYLGIDLLQPSTPQRDEMPWTHIRYQGKSIKGVAMNLTAEVGSIQIRNGSIVIPCDGLYLVSLNSSIYLEEDLKLTLEKMPKLPSNVLWAQTIQSRDDAVNLTTVLFLFREDNIILCADSNATIKDLSLSLVLLRASEDLCRS